One stretch of Methermicoccus shengliensis DSM 18856 DNA includes these proteins:
- the mvk gene encoding mevalonate kinase: protein MSMTQASAPGKVYLFGEHAVVYGRPALACAIELRARVKVLSTRREGVHVGGSRGPESIHKYPYLATAVRLLEQRCAAPISGVKLKITSSIPAGAGLGSSAAVTVATIGALSHALDVGLGEEDIARMGYEVERNVQGSASPTDTYLSTFGGAYIMPEARRLTPPRCGIVVGDTKRSASTKALVAMVRELKSHHPELVEDIMDAMATLSREGERLLEAGELSELGRLMNINHALLNALGVGTPELDRLASAARAAGALGAKITGAGGGGCIVCLADEEDTPQVANAIRRARGRAYIVRPAEVGLVVEG from the coding sequence ATGAGCATGACACAGGCATCCGCCCCGGGGAAGGTGTATCTGTTTGGCGAGCACGCGGTGGTGTACGGCAGACCAGCGTTGGCGTGTGCGATAGAGCTCAGAGCGAGGGTGAAGGTGCTCTCCACGAGGCGCGAGGGTGTGCACGTGGGGGGCAGCAGGGGACCTGAGAGCATCCACAAGTATCCATACCTCGCAACTGCCGTGAGGCTGCTGGAGCAGCGGTGCGCGGCACCCATCTCGGGCGTGAAGCTCAAGATCACATCGAGCATACCCGCCGGGGCGGGGCTGGGTTCCAGCGCAGCCGTGACGGTCGCCACCATCGGTGCCCTCTCACATGCACTCGATGTGGGCCTTGGCGAGGAGGACATTGCAAGGATGGGGTACGAGGTGGAGAGGAACGTGCAGGGAAGCGCATCCCCCACTGACACATATCTTTCCACGTTCGGTGGTGCATACATCATGCCAGAGGCAAGGAGGCTCACACCTCCAAGGTGCGGCATAGTGGTGGGTGATACCAAGAGGAGTGCAAGCACCAAGGCACTCGTGGCGATGGTCAGAGAGCTCAAAAGCCACCATCCAGAGCTCGTGGAGGACATCATGGATGCAATGGCCACCCTCTCGCGAGAAGGTGAGCGGCTGCTGGAGGCTGGTGAGCTCTCTGAGCTTGGAAGGCTCATGAACATCAACCACGCCCTTCTCAACGCCCTCGGTGTGGGCACACCAGAGCTGGACAGGCTGGCGAGCGCTGCGAGGGCTGCTGGAGCACTTGGAGCCAAGATCACCGGAGCAGGGGGCGGAGGGTGCATCGTGTGCCTTGCGGACGAGGAGGACACCCCTCAGGTGGCGAATGCCATACGTAGGGCAAGAGGAAGGGCATACATCGTGCGTCCTGCCGAGGTGGGGCTCGTGGTGGAGGGATAG
- a CDS encoding 30S ribosomal protein S9, with protein sequence MKMGKIVNESGKKKTAIAKATVREGRGRVRINGVPIELIEPELARLKMLEPLELAGSLRDRVDISVRVRGGGIMGQAGAVRTAIARALVEWSGDVELKEVYHSYDRTLLVSDTRVKERKKSGGRGARAKRQKSYR encoded by the coding sequence ATGAAAATGGGCAAGATCGTCAACGAGAGTGGAAAGAAAAAGACCGCCATAGCCAAAGCCACTGTCAGAGAGGGAAGGGGCAGGGTGAGAATAAATGGCGTGCCCATAGAACTCATAGAGCCCGAACTCGCAAGGCTCAAGATGCTCGAGCCCCTCGAGCTTGCGGGAAGCCTGCGGGACAGGGTGGACATCTCTGTCAGGGTGAGGGGCGGAGGCATCATGGGACAGGCTGGAGCCGTGAGAACAGCCATCGCACGGGCGCTCGTGGAGTGGAGCGGGGACGTGGAGCTTAAGGAGGTGTACCACTCATATGACAGAACACTGCTAGTGAGTGACACCAGAGTAAAGGAACGCAAGAAGTCCGGCGGACGCGGTGCCAGAGCCAAGAGGCAGAAGTCATACAGGTGA
- a CDS encoding DNA-directed RNA polymerase subunit K, translating to MMARCVLSIRGGGLDDMKYTRFERARIVGARALQIAMGAPVLLEDAGTTLLEIALRELEEGIIPITVKRDKDKKRR from the coding sequence ATGATGGCCAGATGTGTGCTCAGCATCAGAGGTGGTGGCTTGGATGACATGAAGTACACGAGGTTTGAGCGTGCAAGGATTGTGGGTGCACGGGCACTTCAGATAGCAATGGGTGCCCCAGTGCTGCTCGAGGATGCAGGCACCACCCTTTTGGAGATTGCCCTCAGGGAGCTCGAGGAGGGCATAATACCGATTACCGTCAAGAGGGATAAGGATAAGAAGAGAAGATAG
- the fni gene encoding type 2 isopentenyl-diphosphate Delta-isomerase, giving the protein MLNYDEQKANEREVELATSRRKIEHIDICTQRQVEARPRADGTRASGLDDLMLVHRALPELNMSEIDLRCTFLGKRLDAPLLISSMTGGHPETLDINRNLAIAAQRLGIGIGVGSQRAALEDASQQESYTVVREVAPDAFIYGNIGAAQLARYGVDGVMRSIEMLDADAMAIHLNFLQEAIQPEGDTDAAGVLHSIEEVCASGIPVIVKETGAGIRREDALRLKEVGVSAIDVAGCGGTSWAGVEYYRNRREGMHTEEVFWNWGIPTAVSVVECGVGMPLIASGGIRSGLDCAKCIALGADVCAIALPLVKRAIEGSNAVEAYLTQVIQQLKIAMFLSASHDVDALKRAQIVICGLTCEILTQRGHDTRRFAMR; this is encoded by the coding sequence ATGTTGAACTATGATGAGCAGAAAGCCAACGAGCGTGAGGTAGAGCTAGCTACCTCACGACGCAAGATCGAGCACATCGATATATGCACGCAGCGGCAGGTAGAGGCAAGGCCAAGGGCAGATGGAACGCGGGCGAGCGGGCTGGACGACCTGATGCTCGTGCACAGGGCGCTGCCCGAGCTGAACATGTCCGAGATAGACCTAAGGTGCACATTTCTGGGAAAGCGGCTCGATGCACCCCTGCTGATATCCTCGATGACGGGAGGACATCCCGAGACGCTCGACATCAACAGAAACCTTGCCATCGCTGCCCAGAGGCTGGGCATAGGCATCGGTGTGGGAAGCCAGCGGGCAGCCCTCGAGGATGCATCCCAGCAGGAGAGCTACACGGTGGTCAGAGAGGTGGCACCAGACGCGTTCATATATGGCAACATAGGCGCAGCCCAGCTTGCAAGATATGGTGTGGACGGCGTGATGAGGAGCATCGAGATGCTCGACGCCGATGCGATGGCGATACACCTCAACTTCCTTCAGGAGGCGATACAGCCAGAGGGGGATACCGATGCCGCAGGGGTACTTCATTCAATCGAGGAGGTATGTGCGAGCGGCATCCCAGTCATCGTGAAGGAGACTGGGGCTGGCATCAGGAGAGAGGATGCCCTGAGGCTCAAGGAGGTGGGCGTGTCCGCGATTGACGTGGCTGGATGCGGGGGGACCTCGTGGGCAGGCGTGGAGTACTACAGGAACAGGAGAGAGGGAATGCACACAGAGGAGGTGTTCTGGAACTGGGGGATACCCACCGCGGTGAGCGTGGTGGAGTGCGGTGTGGGGATGCCCCTCATCGCCTCTGGCGGCATAAGGAGTGGGCTGGACTGTGCCAAGTGCATTGCGCTGGGTGCGGACGTGTGTGCCATCGCCCTGCCACTCGTGAAAAGAGCGATAGAGGGCAGCAATGCAGTGGAGGCGTACCTCACGCAGGTAATCCAGCAGCTGAAAATAGCGATGTTTCTGAGCGCAAGCCATGACGTGGATGCGCTTAAGAGAGCTCAGATTGTGATTTGCGGGCTCACTTGTGAGATTCTCACGCAGAGGGGCCACGATACGCGACGTTTTGCGATGCGCTGA
- a CDS encoding ribosome biogenesis/translation initiation ATPase RLI, with translation MRIAVINRDRCHPKKCGELCIRFCPRVRTGDEAIVLGEDGKPIISEELCVGCGICVNKCPFGAISVVGLPEQLEQPVHRYGQNGFALYGLPMPQQGRVVGLLGPNGTGKSTAVKILSGVIVPNLGKSSASWEELIGIYAGSTLQDYLRAVAQGEVRVAHKPQYLDAIPRVFSGKVRELLERTDERGVLDELTEELSLSPVLGRDIRELSGGELQRVAIAATMLKDAQFYFFDEISPYLDIYQRINAAKLIKRLSAHASVLVVEHDLAILDLLADVVHLAYGTPGVYGVITLPKSIRVGINQYLKGYLPEENIRIRPERIEFYAHAPAECIERPVLCTYGTLVKRYEGFTLTVSPGELRRGEVLGVLGKNGTGKSTFVRMLAGEVEPTEGQVELELDISYKPQYLRAEEYITVREYLHSLSDEVDTSLYRTEIVAPLQLEHLMDSYLPELSGGELQRVEIAACLSRRADLYLIDEPSAHLDVEQRMGALRAIRRFSERNEVTSLVVDHDIYLIDLLSERLLVFEGESGRWGRAMGPFDMRTGMNTFLRELDITFRRDEDTLRPRVNKAGSRLDREQKRVGEYYYRVAQ, from the coding sequence GTGCGCATAGCTGTGATCAACAGGGACAGGTGCCATCCAAAAAAATGTGGTGAGCTGTGCATACGCTTCTGCCCGAGGGTCAGGACGGGCGATGAGGCGATAGTGCTCGGAGAGGATGGAAAGCCCATTATCTCCGAGGAGCTGTGCGTGGGATGCGGGATATGTGTGAACAAGTGCCCGTTTGGTGCCATCAGCGTCGTGGGGCTTCCGGAGCAGCTGGAGCAGCCCGTTCATCGATATGGGCAGAACGGCTTTGCCCTGTATGGGCTTCCCATGCCCCAGCAGGGAAGGGTGGTGGGACTGCTCGGGCCCAACGGCACGGGAAAGAGCACGGCGGTGAAAATACTCTCTGGGGTGATTGTGCCCAATCTCGGCAAGAGCAGTGCCAGCTGGGAGGAGCTCATCGGGATATATGCGGGCTCCACCCTTCAGGACTACCTGAGGGCGGTGGCGCAGGGTGAGGTGAGGGTTGCCCACAAGCCCCAGTACCTCGATGCGATACCGAGGGTGTTCTCTGGAAAGGTGAGAGAGCTTCTGGAGCGCACCGACGAGAGGGGTGTGCTGGACGAGCTCACCGAGGAGCTCTCGCTCTCTCCCGTGCTGGGAAGGGACATACGAGAGCTATCGGGCGGGGAGCTGCAGCGCGTTGCCATCGCCGCCACCATGCTCAAGGACGCCCAGTTCTACTTCTTCGACGAGATCAGCCCCTATCTGGACATATATCAGCGCATCAATGCCGCCAAGCTCATCAAGCGGCTCTCTGCGCATGCCTCGGTGCTGGTGGTGGAGCACGACCTTGCGATACTCGATCTGCTGGCAGACGTGGTACACCTCGCCTACGGTACGCCGGGTGTGTATGGGGTAATCACGCTTCCCAAGAGCATAAGGGTGGGCATCAACCAGTATCTCAAGGGCTATCTTCCAGAGGAGAATATAAGGATAAGACCAGAGAGAATCGAGTTCTATGCCCACGCACCCGCCGAGTGCATCGAGAGACCCGTGCTGTGCACGTATGGCACCCTCGTCAAGCGATACGAGGGCTTTACCCTCACGGTGAGTCCAGGAGAGCTCAGGAGGGGAGAGGTGCTCGGTGTGCTGGGCAAAAACGGTACGGGAAAGAGCACGTTCGTCAGGATGCTCGCGGGGGAGGTGGAACCCACGGAAGGGCAGGTGGAGCTGGAGCTTGACATCTCGTACAAGCCCCAGTATCTTCGCGCCGAGGAGTACATCACCGTGAGGGAGTACCTGCACTCCCTCTCAGATGAGGTGGACACCAGCCTGTACAGAACGGAGATCGTGGCACCCCTGCAGCTCGAGCACCTGATGGACAGCTACCTTCCGGAGCTCTCTGGCGGCGAGCTGCAGAGGGTGGAGATTGCAGCATGCCTCTCCAGGCGGGCTGACCTCTACCTAATTGATGAGCCCAGCGCCCACCTCGATGTGGAGCAGCGCATGGGGGCGCTGAGGGCGATCCGCAGGTTCTCCGAGAGGAACGAGGTCACCAGCCTCGTGGTGGACCATGACATATATCTGATAGACCTGCTGAGCGAGCGGCTGCTCGTGTTCGAGGGGGAGTCCGGGCGGTGGGGAAGGGCGATGGGTCCGTTTGACATGCGCACGGGCATGAACACCTTCCTAAGGGAACTGGACATCACGTTCAGGAGGGACGAGGACACCTTACGCCCACGGGTGAACAAGGCGGGCTCGAGGCTGGATAGGGAGCAGAAAAGGGTGGGCGAGTACTACTATCGGGTGGCTCAGTAG
- a CDS encoding EMC6-like membrane protein, which yields MPNEQRGARPTDTLKEKSTRERRVEAIKKTLVPAVVGTVAGVGAGASLGVAKGLVVPFLFLLVACVYIQKLIFPLVGVDPRELETKDWAYIVFMTFDFLFVSWAIYLNSP from the coding sequence ATGCCAAATGAGCAGCGGGGGGCTCGTCCCACGGACACACTAAAGGAGAAGAGCACGAGGGAGCGAAGGGTTGAGGCCATCAAGAAGACGCTGGTTCCCGCAGTAGTGGGCACGGTGGCTGGCGTTGGAGCTGGTGCATCACTGGGCGTCGCAAAGGGGCTCGTGGTTCCGTTTCTGTTTCTGCTGGTGGCATGTGTATATATCCAGAAGCTCATCTTTCCTCTTGTGGGCGTTGACCCGAGGGAACTCGAGACCAAGGACTGGGCATACATCGTGTTCATGACGTTTGACTTTCTGTTTGTGAGCTGGGCAATCTATCTAAACTCTCCATAG
- a CDS encoding replication factor C small subunit codes for MSEQHESTAPAGEPLYGGEIWIEKYRPRTLDEVVGQDEIIERLKSYVRMRNLPHLLFSGPPGVGKTASAICIARELFGEGWQSNFIELNASDERGIDIVRNKIKNFARTSPLGDAEFKIIFLDEADALTADAQSALRRTMEMYTKTCRFILSCNYSSKIIEPIQSRCAVYRFKPLSDEAISRRLRYVAQEEGIELTESALGAIVYLARGDMRRALNALQAAAMLGNTVDEQSVWQVASAARPEEVHELVRTALSGDFRRAREQLDHFLMELGLSGEDVLIQIYRALGELNISERLKVELMDHIGEIDFRMSEGANERIQLDALLAHFVWVGTRSKGTRSKEPS; via the coding sequence ATGTCCGAGCAGCACGAGAGCACGGCGCCAGCAGGGGAGCCCCTGTACGGGGGCGAGATATGGATAGAGAAGTACCGTCCCAGAACGCTCGACGAGGTCGTGGGTCAGGACGAGATCATAGAGCGGCTCAAGTCCTACGTGAGAATGAGAAACCTCCCCCACCTGCTGTTCTCTGGCCCCCCAGGGGTGGGCAAGACCGCCTCGGCGATATGCATCGCGCGGGAGCTGTTCGGCGAGGGCTGGCAGAGCAACTTCATCGAGCTCAACGCCAGCGACGAGCGGGGTATAGACATCGTGCGAAACAAGATCAAGAACTTCGCCCGCACCTCTCCGCTCGGGGATGCCGAGTTCAAGATAATATTCCTCGATGAGGCAGATGCCCTCACTGCAGACGCCCAGTCTGCCCTCCGCAGGACGATGGAGATGTACACCAAGACGTGCAGGTTCATACTCTCGTGCAACTACTCCTCCAAAATCATAGAGCCCATTCAGTCGAGGTGTGCCGTGTATAGGTTCAAGCCCCTCTCGGACGAGGCGATCTCCAGAAGGCTGCGGTATGTGGCACAGGAGGAAGGGATAGAACTCACAGAGAGCGCGCTTGGAGCAATTGTGTATCTGGCAAGAGGAGACATGCGAAGGGCGCTGAACGCCCTTCAGGCGGCGGCGATGCTGGGCAACACAGTGGACGAGCAGAGCGTGTGGCAGGTGGCATCTGCCGCAAGGCCAGAGGAGGTGCACGAGCTGGTGAGAACCGCACTCTCTGGCGACTTTCGCCGTGCCCGAGAGCAGCTCGATCACTTCCTCATGGAGCTTGGGCTCTCGGGAGAGGACGTGCTCATCCAGATATACAGGGCATTGGGAGAACTCAACATATCAGAGCGGCTGAAGGTGGAGCTCATGGATCACATCGGGGAGATAGACTTCAGGATGAGCGAGGGTGCCAACGAGCGCATACAGCTCGATGCCCTGCTCGCCCACTTCGTATGGGTGGGCACGAGGTCAAAGGGCACGAGGTCGAAGGAACCATCTTAA
- a CDS encoding DNA-directed RNA polymerase subunit N, whose translation MIPVRCFTCGKVVSSVYEEYVRRIQSGQHPRDALDELGITRYCCRRMLLSHVRLVEEFSKYR comes from the coding sequence ATGATACCAGTTAGATGCTTCACATGTGGTAAGGTAGTATCCTCCGTGTACGAGGAGTACGTGCGGCGCATCCAGTCCGGGCAGCATCCAAGGGATGCACTGGATGAGCTGGGCATCACGAGATACTGCTGTCGGAGGATGCTGCTCTCCCATGTGAGGCTCGTGGAGGAGTTTTCCAAGTACAGGTGA
- a CDS encoding 50S ribosomal protein L18e, whose translation MAKRREKSNPRIGKLIDELKAASRKTGARVWLDVAKRLSGPTRRYAEVNVSRINRHTSDGDVIVVPGVVLGAGTIEHSVKVGALRFSQSAMEKIEQAEGVCMSIEQLLEHNPEGRNVRVFR comes from the coding sequence ATGGCAAAGAGGCGTGAAAAAAGCAATCCCCGCATAGGTAAGCTCATAGATGAGCTGAAGGCGGCATCGAGGAAGACGGGTGCTCGCGTTTGGCTGGATGTGGCAAAGAGGCTCTCGGGTCCCACGAGGAGATATGCCGAGGTGAACGTGAGCAGAATCAACAGGCACACCTCTGATGGGGATGTCATAGTGGTGCCGGGCGTGGTGCTGGGGGCTGGCACCATCGAGCACAGCGTGAAGGTGGGAGCCCTCAGGTTCTCGCAGTCGGCAATGGAGAAGATAGAGCAGGCAGAGGGCGTGTGTATGAGCATCGAGCAGCTGCTGGAGCATAACCCAGAGGGCAGAAACGTGAGAGTGTTCAGGTGA
- a CDS encoding RNase J family beta-CASP ribonuclease has translation MGNIRLIAVGGYNEMGRNMTAVEVNGESVIFDMGLSLDRIQIHEDVELEKMHSLDLIKMGAIPDDTVLNGNIGNVRAIVCTHGHLDHVGAIPKLAHRYDAPIVSTPYTTEIIRELINKERKFGVENKLLSLSAGETMELGKNLTLEFVRSTHSIIQTVFAVLHTPYGAVFYANDFKLDRTPTLEKPPDFQRIKQIGREGVALMVVESTNSGKPGKTPSEKVAKDMVHDVLLGTEETSCGVMVTTFSSHIARINAIIEAAAKMDRIPVLLGRSMKRYVLTASNMGLIEFPENIEVYSSGKAIQNALSRISTEGRDRYLPILTGHQGEPGAVLTRISNKEFNYHIEKGDKIIFSANKIPSPMTLANRYALETKLKMQGARIYEDVHVSGHACREDHWELIRMVKPQHVVPSHGDLSMHINYIEMAEDAGYELGYNAHIVRNGEEILLEV, from the coding sequence ATGGGAAATATAAGGCTGATAGCCGTTGGTGGCTACAATGAGATGGGCAGGAATATGACTGCCGTGGAGGTGAACGGGGAGAGCGTGATATTCGATATGGGGCTCAGTCTGGACAGAATCCAGATACACGAGGACGTGGAGCTCGAGAAGATGCACTCGCTCGACCTCATAAAGATGGGAGCGATTCCAGATGACACCGTGCTCAATGGAAACATAGGCAATGTGAGGGCAATCGTGTGCACCCACGGGCACCTCGACCACGTGGGTGCCATACCCAAGCTCGCCCACAGGTACGATGCCCCCATCGTGAGCACCCCGTACACCACTGAGATCATACGGGAGCTCATCAACAAGGAGAGGAAGTTCGGAGTGGAGAACAAGCTGCTCTCGCTGAGCGCCGGCGAGACTATGGAACTGGGAAAGAACCTCACGCTCGAGTTCGTGAGGAGCACTCACAGCATCATCCAGACGGTGTTCGCTGTGCTGCACACCCCATACGGGGCTGTGTTCTATGCCAACGACTTCAAACTCGACCGCACCCCCACGCTGGAGAAGCCGCCTGACTTCCAGCGCATAAAGCAGATAGGCAGGGAGGGCGTTGCCCTCATGGTGGTGGAGAGCACGAACTCGGGAAAGCCCGGAAAGACGCCCTCTGAGAAGGTGGCAAAGGACATGGTGCACGACGTGCTGCTCGGCACAGAGGAGACCTCGTGCGGTGTGATGGTGACCACATTCTCATCCCACATCGCCAGAATCAACGCCATCATAGAGGCGGCAGCCAAGATGGACAGGATTCCCGTGCTGCTGGGAAGGTCGATGAAACGATACGTGCTGACGGCGAGCAACATGGGGCTCATAGAGTTCCCCGAGAACATAGAGGTGTACTCCTCTGGAAAGGCGATTCAGAATGCCCTTTCGAGGATAAGCACGGAGGGTCGGGACCGCTACCTTCCCATCCTCACGGGCCATCAGGGCGAGCCCGGGGCGGTGCTCACCCGCATCTCCAACAAGGAGTTCAACTACCACATTGAAAAGGGTGATAAGATAATATTCTCTGCCAACAAGATACCGAGCCCCATGACACTCGCCAACCGCTATGCCCTCGAGACAAAGCTCAAAATGCAGGGTGCGCGCATATACGAGGATGTGCACGTGTCAGGGCATGCCTGCAGGGAGGACCACTGGGAGCTTATCAGGATGGTAAAGCCCCAGCATGTGGTGCCCTCCCATGGCGACCTCTCGATGCACATAAACTACATCGAGATGGCAGAGGATGCGGGATACGAGCTGGGCTACAATGCCCACATCGTGAGAAACGGAGAGGAGATACTGCTCGAGGTGTAG
- a CDS encoding MEMO1 family protein, which yields MRRPAVAGRFYPASPEALLLELKRCFEGLPTREDASIKGVVCPHAGYMYSGRTAAHAYAVLPSVDTYVIMCPNHTGMGSGVALSTDTWSTPLGTVDVDREFVSALPRDIIDLDESAHIYEHALEVQLPFLQYRFGDGFKIVPICLGMQDKETAAEVGAEIQEAMERTGRRVVVIASSDFSHYVPVEMASRNDRYVIDALLRADVDEFYRRLAESGASVCGYGAIASMLYAVQPESGELLDYSTSGDSTGDYVAVVGYAAIAMR from the coding sequence ATGAGAAGACCAGCAGTGGCTGGACGATTCTATCCAGCAAGCCCAGAGGCTCTGCTGCTCGAGCTCAAGCGGTGCTTTGAGGGGCTTCCCACGCGGGAGGATGCAAGCATAAAGGGCGTGGTGTGCCCCCATGCTGGGTATATGTACTCTGGAAGGACGGCGGCCCATGCGTATGCAGTGCTTCCCAGCGTGGATACGTATGTGATAATGTGCCCAAACCACACGGGCATGGGCTCTGGGGTCGCGCTCTCCACAGACACGTGGAGCACGCCACTTGGCACGGTGGATGTGGACAGGGAGTTCGTGAGCGCCCTGCCGAGGGACATCATAGACCTCGACGAGAGCGCCCACATCTACGAGCATGCCCTCGAGGTGCAGCTTCCGTTCCTGCAGTACAGGTTTGGTGATGGTTTTAAGATAGTGCCCATATGCCTTGGGATGCAGGACAAGGAGACCGCTGCAGAGGTCGGGGCAGAGATTCAGGAGGCGATGGAGCGCACCGGAAGGCGGGTGGTGGTGATTGCCTCCAGCGATTTCTCGCACTACGTGCCCGTGGAGATGGCAAGCCGCAACGATCGCTACGTGATAGACGCCCTGCTGCGTGCCGATGTGGACGAGTTCTACAGAAGGCTCGCAGAGAGCGGTGCAAGCGTGTGCGGGTATGGTGCGATAGCCTCGATGCTGTATGCGGTGCAGCCAGAGAGCGGAGAGCTGCTGGACTACTCCACGAGTGGTGATTCCACGGGAGACTACGTGGCCGTGGTGGGCTATGCGGCAATAGCGATGCGATGA
- a CDS encoding 50S ribosomal protein L13: protein MVVIDGDGLILGRLASLTAKRLLAGEHIHIINAEKVVISGSKRHILEHYLEKRSRGTKEKGPYYPRRPDNIVKRTVRGMLPYKRRRGREALSNLRVYVGVPRELENESAERPEEARMERLSTRKYVRLGEVSTFLGARF from the coding sequence ATGGTGGTTATCGACGGTGATGGACTCATACTGGGAAGGTTGGCAAGTCTTACTGCAAAGCGCCTGCTTGCGGGTGAGCACATTCACATAATCAACGCTGAAAAGGTGGTGATATCTGGCTCAAAGAGGCACATCCTCGAGCACTACCTCGAGAAGAGAAGCAGGGGAACCAAGGAGAAGGGACCATACTATCCAAGAAGACCCGACAACATCGTAAAGCGCACGGTAAGGGGCATGTTGCCATACAAGCGCAGGCGAGGAAGGGAGGCACTCTCCAACCTCAGGGTATATGTGGGGGTGCCAAGAGAGCTCGAGAATGAGAGTGCGGAGAGGCCAGAGGAGGCAAGGATGGAAAGGCTCAGCACCAGAAAGTACGTCAGGCTGGGCGAGGTCAGCACGTTCCTTGGTGCGAGGTTCTGA
- the rpsB gene encoding 30S ribosomal protein S2, with amino-acid sequence MEAEVKESDYESLIPMEDYLAAGVHIGTQQKTRDMLPFIYRVRTDGLYVLDVQSTDNRIRAAAKFLARYEPSQILVVSVRQYGHHPARMFARSIGARAAVGRFMPGTLTNPALENYIEPDVLLVTDPANDAQAVTEAVSVGIPVVAMCDTNNLTSNVDLVIPTNNKGRKALALLYWLLAREVAKEKQIQFSHSPEDFEEPEPEV; translated from the coding sequence ATGGAGGCAGAGGTAAAGGAGAGCGATTACGAATCACTGATTCCCATGGAGGACTACCTTGCGGCAGGGGTGCACATAGGTACACAACAGAAGACTCGCGACATGCTGCCCTTCATATACAGGGTGAGGACTGACGGGCTGTATGTGCTCGATGTGCAATCCACAGACAACCGCATACGGGCTGCTGCCAAGTTCCTTGCCAGATACGAACCATCGCAGATACTCGTGGTGTCTGTCAGGCAGTATGGACACCACCCTGCGAGGATGTTCGCACGGTCGATAGGAGCAAGGGCTGCGGTGGGAAGGTTCATGCCCGGCACGCTGACCAACCCCGCGCTGGAGAACTACATCGAGCCCGATGTGCTGCTGGTGACCGACCCAGCAAACGATGCGCAGGCAGTGACCGAGGCAGTGTCTGTGGGCATCCCGGTGGTGGCGATGTGCGACACCAACAACCTCACTTCAAATGTGGACCTCGTGATTCCCACCAACAACAAGGGAAGAAAGGCCCTCGCACTGCTGTACTGGCTGCTGGCAAGGGAGGTTGCCAAGGAGAAACAGATACAGTTCAGCCACAGCCCAGAGGATTTCGAGGAGCCAGAGCCCGAGGTATAG
- a CDS encoding isopentenyl phosphate kinase: MKVLKIGGSVLTEKHTEEKKVRMEVLDRIASEIAPRADGLILVHGAGSFGHPEAIRHGVGRRFSTEGVLKTHQSVCLLNRIVVSALVRGGVPAVPVSPLGCAIADGGRLVSMEMTPILHMVERGLVPVLHGDVVMDRTLGAAVVSGDALVAHIAKGLGAHHVGMGTSAQGVLDAHGRTIPEVTEHNIEQVRQWVRPSGGGDATGGMVGKVEELWRLAGEGIESWVFSALDEGAVAAFLDGHPVGTRVRNVEL, from the coding sequence GTGAAGGTGCTGAAGATAGGCGGAAGCGTGCTCACAGAGAAGCACACAGAGGAAAAGAAGGTAAGGATGGAGGTGCTCGACCGCATTGCTTCTGAGATTGCCCCACGGGCAGATGGGCTGATACTGGTGCACGGAGCTGGCTCATTCGGGCATCCCGAGGCGATAAGGCACGGGGTGGGCAGGAGGTTCAGCACCGAGGGTGTGCTAAAGACCCACCAGAGCGTGTGCCTTCTCAACAGGATAGTGGTGAGCGCACTCGTGAGAGGGGGCGTGCCCGCCGTCCCGGTGTCCCCACTGGGCTGTGCCATCGCAGATGGCGGAAGGCTCGTATCCATGGAGATGACGCCCATACTCCACATGGTGGAGCGTGGACTCGTGCCTGTGCTGCACGGCGATGTGGTGATGGATCGCACCCTTGGAGCGGCAGTGGTGTCTGGAGACGCGCTCGTGGCGCACATCGCAAAGGGACTGGGTGCGCACCACGTGGGCATGGGCACGAGTGCACAGGGGGTGCTGGATGCCCATGGACGCACCATTCCGGAAGTAACGGAGCACAACATCGAGCAGGTTAGACAATGGGTGCGTCCCTCTGGAGGCGGGGATGCCACTGGAGGAATGGTCGGAAAGGTGGAGGAGCTGTGGAGGCTGGCGGGCGAGGGCATAGAGTCGTGGGTGTTCAGCGCCCTCGATGAGGGGGCGGTGGCGGCGTTTCTAGATGGGCATCCAGTGGGCACGAGGGTGAGAAATGTTGAACTATGA